Within Synergistota bacterium, the genomic segment CTACGACTATGAGCTTTCTCGTAGCTTCTTTGATGAAGAGGGAGAGAAAGTAGAGGTCATTTTAGTGGCAATGAGGCGCACTACATCGAGGCAGATTTACGATATCTTCAGAAGCGCAGGACTTAATCTTGAGGCTATAGATGCGGTTCCCTTTCCTCTCCTCAGGCTACAGGGGGGGAGTTTGACACGTGGCAGTTTTATGATCCTGGATATAGGAGCTGGAACTACGGATATAGCTGTAGTTCACGAGGGTAAACTTGTTATGTTTAGATCGGTTCTGATTGCTGGAAACATGTTTACATCAGCTATATCTGGATCGGCTAAGGTCTCCTTTGAGGAAGCGGAAAGACTTAAAAGGGAAAAAAGCTTTGATGAGCTTGGGGATTATATAAAACCCCCATTTGATGATCTTTTGGGAGAAATTTCACGATGCTTTGATTATATCATAGGACAGTTCAGAGAAAACATCGTCAGGAAAATTCACATTACGGGGGGAGGATGCGCCATAAGAGGCTTTGATTCGGCGCTTGAAGAGGGACTCGGTATTCCAGTTGAAAGGATCAATCCGCTTGAAGGTTTAGCTTTGGATTCTGTTAAAGAGGAGGAGCTTGAGAGCTTGAAAAATAGGTGGGGCGTAGCTATAGGGTTGGCTTTGAGAGGGGTGTATTAGAGGGAATTGACCAGGTTTAAGGTGAATCTACTGCCTCCAGAGGTACTAAGATTAAAGAGAAGAAATAGGCTTTTTTCTGCGATGAGAATAGGACTCACCGTTTTATGGATAGTGGTGGTCGTTTTTACAGCTTGGCTTTACTATCAGTATACCTCGCAAAAGAGAATAGCGAGCGAGAAAGAGGCGCTTGTTAGCACGCTTCAAAGGCAGCTTAGAAAGGAAAATTTGGTCAAGCTTTTTAAGGAAGCCGAGTTCTTTATTAGGAGAGTGAGAGGATTCACGTCTAACTTGATCCCCGCTTATGAATTTCTCATTTATCTTTCATCCAGCTTGCCTGATGGCGTTAGGATAGAAAAACTCGAAAGCCTTAAGGATGGAAGGGATATTAGAATGATGGGTGTTGCTTCCTCACCAGAGGCACTTGCAAGCCTTATAGATGTTCTTAAAGAGGGAAAGATGGTTCAGGAGATCTCCATTCCTAAGCTCGAAGGGGAAAGGAACGGCATAACACCTTTTGATTTCACGTGTCGTCTGAAGGGATGGTGGTAGAGACGGAAGCCCTTAAAAATTTGTTTTCCAGCTTTTGGGAGAGATTTAAAAGAAGGGACTTTCTCATGATGTGGTCCTTGGGAGCATTGGGATTAATACTTTTTTATCTTTTTCTCACTCTCAGGATAGGTGATGAACTTAAGTCTCTTGAGGAGAGAAGCAGAAGGCTAACTCTTGAGGTTAGAAGGCTCGAAGCTCAAATTGTAAAATCAAAGCAACTTAAAAAAAAGCTTCAAGAGCTTAGTGTGATGGTAAATAGCTATAAAGCTTTCTTACCGAAATCTGAGGACATAGATAAGATCGCCATTCTTCTGGGAAGTTCAGCGAGAAATAGCGGTTTGACCTTTGATAAGCTTGTATTTACTCGCGATAAAAGAGCAAAGAAGTGTATATTTAACATGAGACTCAGTGGTAATTTTTCTTCCTTGCTTGATTTTTTGGACAAGATCTGGCGTGCTCCGTTTCTCATAGGCGTAACTTCGCTAAGGATTAGCGCTTTGAGTGAGCCCTCGCTTCTTAGGGTGGATATAACGCTTGCGACCATAGAGAGGTAAGAGCTATGCGGAAGGGGTATCTTATAGCTTTGATAGGCGTTCTTGTATTTGCAGGGATCTACTTTTACTATATGGGTTTTTTTAACATAAGTTTTATGTTTGGCTCCTCGGGTAAAAAGGTTATTTCCATCAAACCAACGCCCGTTCTTAGAGAAGAAGATGTCAATAGGATCTTAAGGGAGCTTGAGAGCTTTCCTAAAAGCGAGACTCATCTTAGGATGTTGGTAGCGGAGCGGGAGCATTCGGTTAAAGATCCATTTTTCCCCACAGCAGGTGAGGAAACGCCGGAGGAAAAGGTGGAAGTTAAGGTTACTCCTCCGGTCAAAGCGGTTGTGGAGGTTCCTCCTCCTATGAGGCTTGAAGGTATAGTTGAGTCTGGTTCTAAGAGAGTGGCTATTCTTCAAATAGGGAATGAGAGGGGAATAATACTTGGTGAGGGGGAAAGTTGGCGGGGCGTAAAGCTTATCAAAATAGGGAAAAAGAACGCTTTAGTCGTATGGAAAGGTGTCTTTAAGCTTCTTTATCTTCCGGAACAGAGGTGAGCCTTAAAAGATGAGGAAAAAGGGTCTTTTTGTGCTTGCGTTTTTGCTTTTGGTTTGCCTTTCGGTCAGGGGATATGCGCTTGAGAGAAGGATAATGAGTGTCCGGGTTTTTCCGACGAAAACGTGGGTTAAGCTCGTTATTCGTCTCACATCTCCAGCGGTGCCTGTTATAGATTGGTTACCTGGAGATCGGGAAAGAATGGTGCTAACGTTTAAGGGATTCTATTACTCCGCAACCTTACGACGGTTACCCCTTCACAGAAGTGATATATGGGAGGTAAGAGGGGGACAGTTTAAGCCAGGTGAGGCGAGAGTAGTTGTTGAGTTCTTCTCAAGCAGGCTTTATTATCGTTTCGCTTCTAAGGATAAGGGAAAAACGCTTGTTTACTTTTTCTATCCGGTGAAACCTCGTAAGAGGGCTCCGATCCCTTTGGAAAAGAGACTTTTTTACATTCGCAGAATAGATGTCGTTCCCATGGGTGAAAGTCTAAAGGTTGCTATCAGGGGGGATGCTCCTCTCGATCCCAAGGTAAGCTGGATAAAGGGTAAGATTGATCGAATGGTTCTTGATTTTTATGGCTTCGTTTTAAAAACCTCAAGAAGGATTTATAGAATAAACAGGTTCGGAGTAGTTGAGGTTAGGGCTGGTCAGTTTACACCCGAGATAGTTAGAGTTGTTATAGAGCTTAAGCTTGATGAGGTAAACTACAAGCTTCAAAGCGTTCCAGCTGCAAGGAAGGTTTTAATTTACTTCTATCCAAGAGTTCTAGAAAGAAGTCTTGTTAAAAAGCCCGTTTCCTCGCCCACAACCAAGACAAGTTGGGCTAGCAAGGAGATTAATCTTGATTTCAGGGATGTTGATGTCAGAGACATATTTAGGGCGCTTGCCAAAGTTACTGGTGTTAATCTCATATTGGATTCGTCGGTCAGCGGAAAACTTACCGTTAGCTTCAAGAACGTTCCCTTCGCTCAGGCGTTTGACTGGCTTCTGAGGATGACTGGGCTAAGCTATAGAAATCTCGGTAATACGCTGGTTATAGGAAGTGAGGACAGGCTTAAAGAGATGTTCGATAAGAAGATAACCAGGGTTTTTGTGCTTTCAAATGCGTCCGTTGAATCTGTGGTAGGTACCGTTTCCTCCATAACCGGTGTTAAAGATATTATAGTAGATCAAAGAATGAATGCGCTTATAGTTAAGGCTTCCCCCTTGGAAATGAAGAGAGTTGAAAAGGTTATACAATTAATAGACCAGGAAGTTCCTCAAGTTATGGTTGAAGCCAAGCTTGTGGGAATATCCCTGGAAAAGGAAAAGAATCTTGGCTTTTTCTTCTCGAATGTTTCCAAGGGGAAATTCTATAACATAAACATAGCACCTGGTTCTCCGATAACTATAAGCTACAGTAGCGATGAAAGCGCTGCCGCTATGCTTGATGCTACCATAAATGCTTGGATTTCGTCTGGAAAGGCAAAAGTACTTGCAAGCCCGAGCGTAGCGACGCTTAGTGGGTTAAAAGCGGTTATAAATTTGACGCGTGATTATAAGTACTTTAATAGAGTAGAGGAGATAAAAGACAGTGAGAGAACGATCAAGCAGGAATGGAAAACAATTACATATGGGCCAAAGCTTGTTATAACGCCTTATGTGGGTAGAGATAGCAAGATCACGCTTGCTATTGATATAGATGTCAGTATAGTAACAAGATGGATAGAGTATGAAGGTCAAAGGATTCCCGAAATAGGCCATAGGAAGGTTACGACTAAGCTTAGGGTTAGAGATGGACAGCCAATAGTCATAGGAGGACTTATAACTGAGGAGGACATAAAGAATTTGTTTAAGGTTCCACTTCTTGGGGATCTCCCCATAATTGGTCAGCTGTTTAGAAGTCAAACCTCTTCTCGCAAGAGGGAAGAAGTTGTTCTCATAGTGACTCCAAGAATTCTGAAGGAGTAGGTGAGGAAATGGGAATAGGACGTAGAAGAAGGCTTGGGGAGCTTCTCGTTGAGTCGGGTGCTATAACTCAGGCTCAGCTTGAGAGAGCCCTTGAGGAGCAGAGAAGAACCAACGAGCGCTTGGGTAGCATTCTCGTTAAGCAAGGGGCAGTTAGCGATCGCGATATAGCTCTTACGCTTTCGAAACAGCTTGGAATACCACTTATCTCCTTGAAGAGGGTAAAGATAGAGCCAAAGCTTTTAAGCCTCGTTCCCGAGAATATAGCGAGGAGAAATCTCCTTATTCCCGTTGAACTTAAGGATGGCAGGCTCATCGTTGCCATGGCGGATCCCTTGAATGTTTTAGTTCAGGATGAGCTTAGGTTGCTTACCGGATACGATATAGATGTAGTTGTAGCTCCCGCGAGCGAAATAAAGCAGGCTATAGAGCACTACTATGGCATGAGAGGGCGAGCTGAGAGCCTGGCTCGGGAGAGGGAGGAGAGGGAGGAGACGGAGGAAACGGGGGAAAGAGAGGAAGCTATTCCACCTGAGGAAGAAGCTCCTATTATAGGGCTTGTAAACAGTATGATATCCCAGGCTGTGGGAGAACGTGCCAGCGATATTCATATAGAACCTCATGAGGATGAAATAGTGATAAGGTTCAGGGTAGATGGGGTACTGAGACCTGTGATGACTTTTCCTAAGAGTCTTCACTCGCTTTTGACGACGCGAATAAAGGTAATGGCAGGTATGAATATAGCGGAGAAGAGACTTCCACAAGATGGCAGGATTCTAACCTCTGTGGACGGGCGAGATCTCGATCTCAGGGTTTCAACGCTTCCTACCGTATATGGAGAAAAAGTGGTAATGAGAATATTGGATAGAAGTGATATTCTAATAGGACTGGAAAAGCTTGGTCTTCTTGAAGATTCTCTTGAGAAGATTAAGAGGTTGATTTCTACACCATATGGCTTGATTCTGGTTACGGGTCCTACGGGAAGCGGTAAAACCACTACGCTTTACTCTATGTTGAAGGAGCTTAACAGCACTGAGAGAAATATAGTTACCGTTGAAGATCCGGTAGAATATCAGCTTGAAGGGGTAAATCAAGTACAGGTGAATGAGAAAGCTGGATTGACCTTCTCCTCAATTTTGCGCTCGGTCCTGCGTCAAGATCCGGATATAATAATGGTTGGTGAGATAAGAGACACGGAAACTGCTGAAATAGCGATAAGATCTGCTCTCACGGGTCACCTTGTTCTATCGACGCTTCATACTAATGATGCTCCAAGCGCTATAGCGAGATTGATTGACATGGGAGTGGAACCGTATCTTGTTGCTTCCTCTGTAATAGGTGTTATAGCTCAGAGGCTCGCGCGGAGAGTTTGTGAGCACTGTAAAGAAAAGAAGGTAGTAAGCGAGAGCGATATATGGTCTAAGGAAGGGATAGAACCTGGAACTGTGTACTAC encodes:
- the pilM gene encoding type IV pilus assembly protein PilM, with amino-acid sequence MLRGRRAWVGVDLGTVGIKFAVLNGSKLEKWGAGTFSRGAIAAGVIRNLDEVSRTLREMADKHGFKGCRVVACGGGREVIIRMIQLPKMEKREFSKFLSWEIERHLPFSVDDAVYDYELSRSFFDEEGEKVEVILVAMRRTTSRQIYDIFRSAGLNLEAIDAVPFPLLRLQGGSLTRGSFMILDIGAGTTDIAVVHEGKLVMFRSVLIAGNMFTSAISGSAKVSFEEAERLKREKSFDELGDYIKPPFDDLLGEISRCFDYIIGQFRENIVRKIHITGGGCAIRGFDSALEEGLGIPVERINPLEGLALDSVKEEELESLKNRWGVAIGLALRGVY
- the pilO gene encoding type 4a pilus biogenesis protein PilO, whose translation is MMWSLGALGLILFYLFLTLRIGDELKSLEERSRRLTLEVRRLEAQIVKSKQLKKKLQELSVMVNSYKAFLPKSEDIDKIAILLGSSARNSGLTFDKLVFTRDKRAKKCIFNMRLSGNFSSLLDFLDKIWRAPFLIGVTSLRISALSEPSLLRVDITLATIER
- a CDS encoding AMIN domain-containing protein, producing the protein MRKKGLFVLAFLLLVCLSVRGYALERRIMSVRVFPTKTWVKLVIRLTSPAVPVIDWLPGDRERMVLTFKGFYYSATLRRLPLHRSDIWEVRGGQFKPGEARVVVEFFSSRLYYRFASKDKGKTLVYFFYPVKPRKRAPIPLEKRLFYIRRIDVVPMGESLKVAIRGDAPLDPKVSWIKGKIDRMVLDFYGFVLKTSRRIYRINRFGVVEVRAGQFTPEIVRVVIELKLDEVNYKLQSVPAARKVLIYFYPRVLERSLVKKPVSSPTTKTSWASKEINLDFRDVDVRDIFRALAKVTGVNLILDSSVSGKLTVSFKNVPFAQAFDWLLRMTGLSYRNLGNTLVIGSEDRLKEMFDKKITRVFVLSNASVESVVGTVSSITGVKDIIVDQRMNALIVKASPLEMKRVEKVIQLIDQEVPQVMVEAKLVGISLEKEKNLGFFFSNVSKGKFYNINIAPGSPITISYSSDESAAAMLDATINAWISSGKAKVLASPSVATLSGLKAVINLTRDYKYFNRVEEIKDSERTIKQEWKTITYGPKLVITPYVGRDSKITLAIDIDVSIVTRWIEYEGQRIPEIGHRKVTTKLRVRDGQPIVIGGLITEEDIKNLFKVPLLGDLPIIGQLFRSQTSSRKREEVVLIVTPRILKE
- the tadA gene encoding Flp pilus assembly complex ATPase component TadA gives rise to the protein MGIGRRRRLGELLVESGAITQAQLERALEEQRRTNERLGSILVKQGAVSDRDIALTLSKQLGIPLISLKRVKIEPKLLSLVPENIARRNLLIPVELKDGRLIVAMADPLNVLVQDELRLLTGYDIDVVVAPASEIKQAIEHYYGMRGRAESLAREREEREETEETGEREEAIPPEEEAPIIGLVNSMISQAVGERASDIHIEPHEDEIVIRFRVDGVLRPVMTFPKSLHSLLTTRIKVMAGMNIAEKRLPQDGRILTSVDGRDLDLRVSTLPTVYGEKVVMRILDRSDILIGLEKLGLLEDSLEKIKRLISTPYGLILVTGPTGSGKTTTLYSMLKELNSTERNIVTVEDPVEYQLEGVNQVQVNEKAGLTFSSILRSVLRQDPDIIMVGEIRDTETAEIAIRSALTGHLVLSTLHTNDAPSAIARLIDMGVEPYLVASSVIGVIAQRLARRVCEHCKEKKVVSESDIWSKEGIEPGTVYYAGKGCEECGYTGYKGRIGIFEIMIMSEEVQRLTVDHAPASQIRERAIKEGMITLREDGIRKIKRGITTPDEVIRVTFGGAL